A genomic stretch from Telmatocola sphagniphila includes:
- a CDS encoding sugar transferase: MAAVLLDAEPIATVKAPVRRPIPEAGLAVGRLYTIAKRTTDIVVALGAIIALAPLGFVVALLIKLTDMGPVFFVQKRIGKDGKAFSFIKFRSMIVNADQLKMTLSKHSHHGDSITFKMKRDPRITWIGSIIRKTSIDELPQLFNVLTGEMSLVGPRPAVPSEVARYEPRHKGRLAVQPGITCIWQVRGRGDIPFEQQVKMDLEYINRRSWWYDLILMVETVPAVLTGRGAY; the protein is encoded by the coding sequence GTGGCAGCAGTCTTACTCGATGCGGAACCCATCGCAACAGTTAAAGCCCCCGTGCGACGGCCGATTCCAGAAGCCGGTTTGGCCGTAGGGCGACTCTATACCATCGCAAAGCGAACGACCGACATCGTGGTTGCTCTCGGTGCGATCATCGCTCTGGCCCCTCTGGGCTTCGTGGTGGCACTGCTTATCAAGCTGACCGACATGGGACCGGTTTTCTTCGTCCAGAAGCGAATCGGCAAAGACGGTAAAGCCTTCTCCTTCATCAAGTTCCGCTCGATGATCGTGAATGCCGATCAGTTGAAAATGACCTTGAGCAAGCATAGCCATCACGGGGACAGTATCACCTTCAAAATGAAACGCGACCCCCGGATTACCTGGATTGGTTCGATAATTCGCAAAACGAGCATTGACGAACTGCCACAACTGTTCAATGTTTTAACTGGCGAGATGAGTCTGGTAGGTCCGCGACCCGCCGTGCCTTCAGAGGTGGCCCGCTACGAACCCCGCCATAAGGGTCGTCTGGCCGTGCAGCCGGGTATCACTTGCATCTGGCAGGTTCGGGGACGAGGCGACATCCCCTTCGAACAACAGGTCAAGATGGACTTGGAATACATCAACCGTCGGTCCTGGTGGTACGACCTGATACTGATGGTGGAAACGGTTCCCGCAGTTTTAACCGGCCGTGGCGCTTACTAA
- a CDS encoding DUF6492 family protein, which produces MQMTMITPSYGPDFDRCKMLVNSVNKYVPDTVEHVLLVDQRDEAQFQKLASSRTRVMTVESVLPWWIMRLPMARRWWFSFKSMPVRNWILQQVVKLGVGEHIESANYMFVDSDVSFIRPMNLGEFTDEQGKLVLYRNPTMGRTDMHAPWHMTAAKLLGFFPCDYFGANYIGNLITWRRDNLLMLYKHIETMTGMGWMEAICRQWHLSEYILYGVFVEHVLNGRGHFFEKSNHCAVSWGREIHTEEGMEGFLSSVEPEQCAVMVSSKQYIPVSFYSDKLKRFEQVSSQIR; this is translated from the coding sequence ATGCAAATGACCATGATCACCCCTAGCTACGGTCCCGATTTCGATCGTTGCAAGATGTTAGTCAACAGCGTAAACAAATACGTTCCCGATACTGTCGAACACGTTCTACTGGTGGATCAGCGAGACGAGGCTCAGTTCCAGAAGCTGGCCAGCTCGCGAACCCGGGTGATGACCGTCGAATCGGTTCTGCCCTGGTGGATCATGCGGCTGCCGATGGCTCGACGCTGGTGGTTCAGCTTCAAGTCGATGCCGGTCCGCAACTGGATCTTGCAACAAGTGGTGAAACTGGGTGTGGGCGAACACATCGAATCGGCCAACTACATGTTCGTCGATTCGGATGTATCCTTCATCCGGCCGATGAACCTGGGCGAATTTACCGACGAGCAGGGTAAGCTGGTGCTCTACCGCAACCCGACCATGGGCCGCACGGACATGCATGCCCCCTGGCACATGACCGCCGCGAAGCTGCTCGGTTTCTTCCCTTGCGATTATTTCGGGGCCAACTACATCGGCAATCTGATCACCTGGCGCCGCGACAATCTTCTCATGCTGTACAAGCACATTGAGACGATGACTGGCATGGGGTGGATGGAAGCGATCTGCCGACAGTGGCACCTGTCCGAATATATTCTCTACGGTGTCTTCGTCGAGCACGTCCTCAACGGTCGCGGTCACTTCTTCGAGAAGTCGAACCATTGTGCCGTCAGCTGGGGTCGGGAAATTCACACCGAAGAAGGAATGGAAGGCTTCCTCTCCTCTGTCGAACCCGAACAGTGCGCGGTGATGGTTTCCTCGAAGCAGTATATTCCGGTCAGCTTCTACTCCGATAAGCTCAAGCGATTCGAGCAAGTCTCCAGCCAGATTCGGTGA
- a CDS encoding O-antigen ligase family protein, whose amino-acid sequence MFQIFSLMIVIGILSLASRFGAQKALLYAWPPAMLLLPVWMIMEVGSLTLDLRTVAEVTILVSFLLFPEEAPRLKVNFCDLAVLFLLGVQVVSQFHAGSIGPLTVPEIARKWLLPYLMGRLFFRSEKDLTTVLNMLCPMLVVLTALTVFECFVKINPINKALGMSFGLLEEGEGYRWGMKRAHVTFNHPIFFGMMLVLMLPWSLEAGRRAKTGEGPRWWRHMPKLLGLSLFCCVSRGPQLAGMFTAVAYFFFRTPKARIPMICSACALIFLLQANKDVIVELLGKAAGETQDEKKMIDIDGEEYEYSGTTHRMLLFKVYDKSIQAAGFFGFGTEMKGVVVDEELQQTFGSIDCHYLMFLLQHGWFGVGAFVILMLAVVIKLGRRALQIEKPGSALAAGLAGAMAGVAMLLVSVWFSVDFAGVWIFSAGLASGLQFPPSTGMKVVRSVITPRKKQTKIEAKPRRYLTPPRPIERDTHHA is encoded by the coding sequence GTGTTTCAGATCTTTTCGTTGATGATTGTGATCGGGATCCTCAGCCTGGCTTCCCGATTCGGCGCCCAGAAAGCCCTTCTCTATGCCTGGCCGCCCGCCATGCTTTTGCTGCCGGTCTGGATGATCATGGAAGTCGGGTCTCTGACACTCGACTTAAGAACCGTAGCCGAAGTGACCATCCTCGTTTCCTTTCTTCTATTCCCGGAAGAAGCTCCGCGTCTCAAAGTCAATTTCTGCGATCTGGCCGTGCTGTTTCTCTTAGGCGTTCAGGTCGTTTCGCAGTTTCATGCCGGTTCCATCGGACCCCTGACGGTTCCGGAAATCGCCCGCAAATGGCTTCTTCCCTACCTGATGGGCCGGCTCTTTTTCCGCAGTGAAAAAGACCTGACAACCGTGCTGAATATGCTCTGTCCGATGCTGGTCGTGCTCACCGCTCTGACCGTTTTCGAATGCTTCGTGAAAATCAATCCGATCAATAAAGCCCTGGGGATGAGCTTCGGCTTGCTGGAAGAAGGGGAGGGCTATCGCTGGGGCATGAAAAGAGCGCACGTCACCTTCAATCACCCGATTTTCTTCGGGATGATGCTGGTGCTGATGCTGCCCTGGTCGCTGGAAGCAGGCCGGAGGGCCAAAACGGGGGAAGGGCCGCGCTGGTGGCGGCATATGCCCAAACTTTTAGGCCTCTCTCTATTCTGCTGCGTCTCGCGCGGTCCCCAGCTGGCTGGCATGTTCACGGCGGTTGCCTATTTCTTCTTCCGGACGCCAAAAGCCCGCATACCGATGATATGTTCGGCCTGTGCCTTAATTTTCCTGCTGCAGGCGAATAAGGACGTCATCGTCGAATTGCTCGGCAAAGCGGCGGGCGAAACTCAGGATGAGAAAAAGATGATCGACATCGACGGCGAGGAGTACGAGTACAGCGGAACGACGCATCGAATGCTGCTGTTTAAGGTTTACGACAAATCGATTCAGGCCGCGGGATTCTTCGGATTCGGCACCGAGATGAAAGGTGTGGTGGTAGATGAAGAACTGCAGCAGACGTTCGGTTCAATTGATTGTCATTACTTAATGTTCCTGCTGCAGCATGGCTGGTTCGGCGTCGGGGCCTTTGTGATTCTCATGTTGGCGGTTGTTATCAAATTGGGTCGCCGCGCGTTGCAAATTGAGAAACCGGGATCGGCTTTAGCGGCGGGACTCGCCGGAGCTATGGCCGGAGTCGCAATGTTGCTAGTATCTGTGTGGTTTTCCGTTGATTTTGCGGGTGTTTGGATTTTTTCGGCCGGATTGGCCAGCGGTTTGCAATTCCCTCCTTCAACAGGAATGAAAGTGGTTCGAAGTGTAATCACTCCACGGAAAAAGCAAACTAAGATTGAGGCGAAGCCGAGACGGTATCTCACTCCTCCTCGGCCAATCGAAAGAGACACACACCATGCGTAA
- a CDS encoding glycosyltransferase, with amino-acid sequence MRNINSPKILIISPVKDEAEYLERTIKSMAAQTLLPARWIIVNDGSKDSTGTIAETAAREHGWIRVLHREKGPRRVGPGVIEAFYAGLETVDLNDFDYVCKLDGDIEFQPGYFEEMISRFEADPRLGTASGKCFIPVNGEFVYERTGDEFSHGVAKLFRRECFQEIGGFVREVMWDGIDCHRCRMLGWKAVSYQDEDLRIIHLRLMGSSQKSVFHGRMRWGRGQYFMGTHPLYLLGIACYRMLERPWILGGMCILFGYLKAALTSHRQYGDAEFKRHLHAWQLRKLFAPVLRRIRPATAAIALKTVTPASVKKPAASTTIKQNVVRELELV; translated from the coding sequence ATGCGTAACATCAACTCCCCGAAGATTCTGATCATCAGTCCCGTGAAGGACGAAGCGGAATACCTCGAACGGACGATCAAGTCGATGGCCGCGCAGACTCTTCTGCCCGCTCGCTGGATCATCGTCAATGATGGCAGCAAAGACAGCACGGGAACGATTGCGGAAACCGCCGCTCGCGAACATGGCTGGATTCGCGTGCTGCATCGCGAAAAAGGCCCCCGCCGCGTGGGGCCCGGTGTCATCGAAGCTTTCTACGCCGGCCTGGAAACGGTGGATCTCAACGATTTCGATTATGTCTGTAAACTGGATGGGGACATTGAATTTCAGCCCGGCTACTTCGAAGAAATGATTAGCCGGTTCGAAGCGGACCCCCGACTGGGCACCGCCAGCGGCAAATGCTTCATCCCGGTCAATGGCGAATTCGTCTACGAGCGAACCGGTGATGAGTTCTCTCACGGGGTGGCCAAGCTGTTCCGCCGCGAGTGCTTCCAGGAAATTGGCGGCTTCGTTCGCGAAGTGATGTGGGATGGCATCGATTGCCATCGCTGCCGGATGCTCGGTTGGAAAGCCGTCAGCTATCAGGACGAAGATTTGCGAATCATTCACCTGCGTTTGATGGGTTCCTCGCAGAAAAGCGTTTTCCACGGCCGGATGCGATGGGGCCGCGGCCAGTACTTCATGGGCACCCATCCTCTGTACCTGCTGGGGATCGCCTGCTACCGAATGCTCGAACGTCCCTGGATTCTCGGCGGCATGTGCATCCTGTTCGGTTACCTGAAAGCAGCTCTCACCAGCCATCGACAATACGGCGACGCCGAATTCAAACGCCATCTGCACGCCTGGCAGTTGCGTAAGCTGTTCGCTCCGGTGTTGCGAAGGATTCGCCCGGCGACCGCTGCCATCGCCCTGAAAACGGTTACTCCGGCGTCAGTCAAAAAACCGGCCGCTTCCACGACTATCAAACAGAACGTTGTCCGCGAACTCGAACTGGTATAA
- a CDS encoding oligosaccharide flippase family protein, with amino-acid sequence MNALVTPPTVRSVPSLKIRTAEKKLWSGIRWSAAAQIATMFVRLGSTLILTRLLLPEAYGLFGTMMVVMTTVELLSDIGMLPALLRHPQGDQPRWLLVGWWIGFFRSAGIAAVLVMAAYPMSMFYGRPELFGLMAVVSLRPFLLGMRSPAMVLFRRKMDYRALFIDEFTQTVVGVGVSVLLAWKIQSIGAWALVVGTIAGALSGLVVSYILAPFRVRWLWDWTVAHELGGFGRMVFLNTLVMAFWLGLDRFVGPWFVSFEAMGFYIVAMNLAAVAEGLLTRATDVYFSSILQSPNEAERALRHQNYVNKLCRIGMPLGCLAALSAPLAVAILYKPNFAECGLILAVLLARLLPRALGQLDFQMLLVRGTLRPSISAYLLGGVVHGAMIPLMMHWLGTVGLAMSCLLSTVVVTFVQNHYSGLDDGKGSRRLMLSVLWGAWGIAGAAGLAVLLIR; translated from the coding sequence ATGAACGCACTCGTCACCCCCCCGACTGTTCGCAGTGTACCGTCCCTGAAGATTCGCACTGCGGAAAAGAAACTCTGGAGCGGCATCCGCTGGTCGGCGGCCGCTCAAATTGCTACCATGTTCGTCCGACTCGGTAGCACCTTGATCCTCACCCGACTCCTCCTGCCCGAAGCATACGGCTTGTTCGGTACGATGATGGTTGTCATGACCACCGTCGAGCTCCTCTCTGACATCGGAATGCTCCCTGCACTCCTCAGACATCCGCAGGGTGATCAGCCACGATGGCTGCTCGTGGGTTGGTGGATCGGGTTTTTTCGTTCCGCAGGGATAGCCGCGGTTCTGGTAATGGCGGCCTATCCCATGTCTATGTTCTACGGCCGGCCGGAACTGTTCGGACTGATGGCCGTGGTTTCGCTGCGTCCTTTCCTCCTGGGCATGCGCAGCCCGGCCATGGTCTTGTTCCGCCGCAAGATGGATTACCGGGCTCTGTTCATCGACGAATTTACACAAACAGTCGTCGGTGTCGGCGTCAGCGTGCTGCTGGCCTGGAAGATTCAAAGCATCGGAGCCTGGGCTCTGGTGGTGGGAACGATCGCCGGGGCTCTCTCCGGATTAGTGGTCTCCTACATTCTGGCCCCGTTTCGCGTTCGCTGGCTCTGGGACTGGACCGTCGCCCACGAACTGGGCGGGTTCGGACGAATGGTGTTCCTCAATACTTTGGTGATGGCCTTCTGGCTGGGGTTGGATCGCTTCGTCGGACCCTGGTTCGTCAGCTTCGAAGCGATGGGTTTTTACATTGTCGCCATGAATCTGGCAGCCGTGGCCGAAGGGCTCCTCACCCGCGCCACCGATGTCTATTTCTCGTCCATTTTGCAATCTCCGAACGAAGCGGAACGGGCCCTACGGCATCAGAACTATGTCAATAAGCTCTGCAGGATCGGGATGCCCTTGGGGTGTCTGGCGGCCTTGTCGGCCCCGCTCGCCGTGGCCATTCTTTACAAGCCGAACTTCGCCGAATGCGGATTGATTCTGGCCGTCTTGCTCGCGCGACTACTGCCGCGGGCTCTGGGCCAGCTCGATTTCCAAATGCTCCTGGTTCGGGGTACGCTGCGGCCCTCCATCAGCGCCTATCTCCTCGGCGGTGTGGTGCATGGGGCCATGATCCCGCTGATGATGCACTGGCTGGGAACGGTGGGGTTGGCCATGTCCTGCCTGCTTTCGACGGTTGTGGTCACCTTCGTGCAGAATCATTATTCGGGCTTGGATGATGGGAAGGGCAGCCGACGCTTGATGCTCTCCGTTCTCTGGGGAGCCTGGGGAATTGCCGGAGCAGCCGGGCTGGCAGTGCTGCTGATTCGCTAA